The following are from one region of the Sphingomonas sp. J315 genome:
- the ispH gene encoding 4-hydroxy-3-methylbut-2-enyl diphosphate reductase, whose product MTDTQKPVLELLIAAPRGFCAGVDRAIQIVERAIELHGAPVYVRHEIVHNKYVVDTLKAKGAIFVDELDQVPDGVHVVFSAHGVPKSVPAAAQDRGLSYLDATCPLVSKVHRQAERLVAAGRQILFIGHAGHPEVIGTFGQVPEGAMTLIETEADAEAVAPTDPENLAFLTQTTLSVDDTAAILGILQRRFPNIVAPKADDICYATSNRQAAVRAIASSCDLVLVIGAPNSSNSLRLAELAEREGTTSKLIQRAEDLDFDWLHGVGTLGITAGASAPEVLVREVIDHIATRYDITERQVETAQETITFKLPKGLEAA is encoded by the coding sequence ATGACCGACACCCAGAAGCCCGTCCTCGAACTCCTCATCGCCGCGCCGCGCGGATTTTGCGCCGGGGTGGACCGCGCGATTCAGATCGTCGAGCGCGCGATCGAACTCCACGGCGCGCCGGTCTATGTCCGGCACGAGATCGTCCACAACAAGTACGTCGTCGATACACTGAAGGCGAAGGGCGCGATCTTCGTCGACGAACTCGATCAGGTCCCCGACGGCGTCCATGTCGTCTTCTCCGCGCACGGCGTCCCCAAATCGGTGCCCGCCGCCGCGCAGGATCGCGGGCTTTCCTATCTCGATGCGACCTGCCCGCTCGTATCCAAGGTGCATCGCCAGGCCGAGCGACTGGTCGCGGCGGGGCGGCAAATCCTGTTCATCGGCCATGCCGGGCATCCCGAGGTGATCGGCACCTTCGGTCAGGTGCCCGAAGGCGCGATGACGCTGATCGAGACCGAAGCGGACGCCGAAGCGGTGGCGCCGACCGATCCCGAAAACCTCGCCTTCCTGACCCAGACCACACTTTCGGTCGACGATACGGCGGCAATCCTGGGCATTCTCCAGCGGCGCTTCCCCAATATCGTCGCGCCCAAGGCAGACGATATTTGCTACGCAACCTCCAACCGGCAGGCGGCGGTGCGCGCGATCGCGAGCTCGTGCGACCTGGTCCTCGTGATCGGCGCGCCCAATTCGTCCAACTCGCTGCGCCTTGCCGAACTGGCCGAGCGTGAGGGCACGACGTCGAAGCTGATCCAGCGCGCCGAGGATCTCGATTTCGACTGGCTCCACGGCGTCGGCACGCTTGGCATCACTGCTGGCGCATCGGCTCCCGAAGTGCTGGTGCGGGAAGTGATCGACCATATCGCCACCCGCTACGACATCACCGAACGCCAGGTCGAAACCGCACAGGAAACGATCACCTTCAAACTGCCCAAGGGGCTCGAGGCGGCGTAG
- the thrB gene encoding homoserine kinase: MAVYTQVPAESLAAFLARYDVGELVSAKGIAEGVENSNYLVDTTRGRFILTLYEKRVDAGDLPYFMDLLAHLDAKGLSVPPAIPDRNGVAIQTLEGRPACLIKFLSGVSLSHPTPAQAEAAARAMADMHAAVADFGQDRPNSMGFDSWRPLFDRCGDSLDDIAPGLHAELGAALDKVLADWPRDGFDRCAIHADLFPDNVLMLGDTVTGLIDFYFASTDIRIYDLAVMHSAWSFDATGADYHPSIGDALLRGYESRFPLSEAERAAFPLLASGACIRFALSRAFDWINTPADALVTRKDPLAYVRRLRHYQAMSTPA; encoded by the coding sequence TTGGCAGTCTACACACAGGTCCCGGCCGAATCGCTCGCCGCGTTCCTCGCGCGCTACGATGTCGGCGAACTGGTCTCGGCCAAGGGCATCGCCGAAGGGGTCGAGAACAGCAATTACCTCGTCGACACCACCCGCGGCCGCTTCATCCTGACGCTCTACGAAAAGCGCGTCGATGCGGGCGACCTGCCCTATTTCATGGATCTGCTCGCGCATCTCGATGCCAAGGGGCTGTCGGTCCCGCCCGCGATTCCCGACCGCAACGGCGTGGCGATCCAGACGCTGGAGGGCCGCCCGGCGTGCCTGATCAAATTCCTGTCGGGGGTCTCGCTGTCGCACCCCACCCCGGCTCAGGCCGAGGCGGCGGCGCGGGCGATGGCTGACATGCACGCCGCGGTCGCCGATTTCGGACAGGACCGCCCCAATTCGATGGGCTTCGACAGCTGGCGTCCGCTGTTCGACCGCTGCGGCGACAGCCTCGACGACATCGCCCCGGGACTGCACGCCGAACTCGGTGCCGCGCTCGACAAGGTGCTGGCGGACTGGCCGCGCGACGGCTTCGACCGCTGCGCGATCCATGCCGATCTGTTTCCCGACAATGTGCTGATGCTCGGCGACACCGTCACCGGCCTGATCGACTTCTATTTCGCCAGCACCGACATCCGCATCTACGATCTCGCCGTGATGCACAGCGCATGGAGCTTCGACGCGACCGGCGCGGACTATCACCCATCAATCGGCGACGCGCTGCTGCGCGGCTATGAATCCCGTTTCCCATTGAGCGAAGCCGAACGCGCCGCCTTCCCGCTGCTCGCCAGCGGGGCGTGCATCCGCTTCGCCCTGTCGCGCGCATTCGACTGGATCAACACCCCGGCGGACGCGCTGGTGACGCGCAAGGACCCGCTCGCCTATGTCCGCCGACTCCGCCATTACCAAGCCATGAGCACCCCCGCATGA
- the rnhA gene encoding ribonuclease HI → MTELPLVEIATDGACKGNPGRGGWGVLLRAGTVEKELSGGEPHTTNNRMELMAAIQGLKALNKPCRVKLSTDSRYVMDGLTKWIKGWQRNGWRTADKKPVKNSDLWIELLDAAKPHRIEWLWVKGHAGHPDNERADQLASDAALRS, encoded by the coding sequence ATGACCGAACTCCCCCTCGTCGAAATCGCCACCGACGGCGCGTGCAAGGGCAATCCCGGGCGCGGCGGCTGGGGCGTGCTGCTCCGCGCGGGGACGGTCGAAAAGGAACTCTCGGGCGGCGAGCCGCACACCACCAACAACCGCATGGAGCTGATGGCGGCGATTCAGGGGCTGAAGGCGCTCAACAAGCCGTGCCGGGTCAAGCTGTCGACCGACAGCCGCTACGTGATGGATGGCCTGACCAAGTGGATCAAGGGCTGGCAGCGCAATGGCTGGCGCACGGCGGACAAGAAGCCGGTCAAGAACAGCGACCTGTGGATCGAACTCCTCGACGCCGCCAAACCGCACCGCATCGAATGGCTATGGGTCAAGGGCCACGCCGGCCACCCCGACAACGAACGCGCCGACCAGCTCGCGAGCGACGCCGCGCTGCGGAGTTAG
- the gcvT gene encoding glycine cleavage system aminomethyltransferase GcvT, producing MLLPLDAWHRARGGRMVPFAGYEMPVQYEGIMAEHLWVRESAGLFDVSHMGQLFLSGENLDAELEKLIPADVAGVAVGQQKYSLLLAENGGILDDLMFSRWPGGIYMVVNGACKWDDIAHLREHLPDDIEINHMDEHALLALQGPKAFDALNRHVTGEYPLDALVFMKGGKFEIAGVPAYISRSGYTGEDGFEISIPAEDAAKVADLLCGEPEVKPIGLGARDSLRLEADLPLYGHDLDPETTPIMAALNFAVASKRRREEANFPGAERILMERENGPIQRRVGLIVEGRQPVREGALVLDDAGNEVGRVTSGGFAPTVQKPIAMAYVPTAMAAIGTRVTLSQRGKIHHGEVAQMPFVPHRYVRQGGMK from the coding sequence ATGCTGCTTCCGCTCGATGCGTGGCATCGTGCGCGCGGCGGGCGGATGGTGCCGTTCGCGGGCTATGAGATGCCGGTCCAGTATGAGGGCATCATGGCCGAGCATCTGTGGGTGCGCGAATCGGCCGGGCTGTTCGATGTGTCGCATATGGGGCAGCTGTTCCTGTCGGGCGAGAATCTCGACGCCGAGCTGGAGAAGCTGATCCCCGCCGATGTCGCGGGCGTCGCGGTGGGGCAGCAGAAATATTCGCTGCTGCTGGCCGAGAATGGCGGGATTCTCGATGACCTGATGTTCAGCCGCTGGCCGGGTGGCATCTACATGGTCGTCAACGGCGCGTGCAAATGGGACGACATCGCCCATCTGCGCGAGCATCTGCCCGACGATATCGAGATCAACCATATGGACGAGCATGCGCTGCTGGCGCTGCAGGGTCCCAAGGCGTTCGACGCGCTGAACCGCCATGTGACGGGCGAGTATCCGCTCGATGCGCTGGTGTTCATGAAGGGCGGCAAGTTCGAGATTGCGGGAGTGCCCGCCTATATCAGCCGTTCGGGCTATACCGGCGAGGACGGGTTCGAGATTTCGATCCCTGCAGAGGATGCCGCGAAGGTCGCCGACCTGCTGTGCGGCGAGCCCGAGGTGAAGCCGATCGGGCTGGGTGCGCGCGATTCGCTGCGGCTCGAGGCCGACCTGCCGCTCTATGGCCACGACCTCGATCCCGAGACGACGCCGATCATGGCGGCGCTGAACTTTGCGGTGGCGAGCAAGCGGCGGCGCGAGGAGGCGAACTTCCCGGGTGCCGAGCGCATCCTGATGGAGCGCGAGAACGGCCCGATCCAGCGCCGCGTCGGCCTGATCGTCGAGGGGCGCCAGCCGGTGCGCGAGGGCGCGTTGGTGCTGGACGATGCCGGCAACGAAGTCGGCCGCGTCACCAGCGGCGGTTTCGCCCCGACCGTCCAGAAGCCGATCGCGATGGCCTATGTGCCGACCGCGATGGCCGCAATCGGCACGCGCGTGACGCTGAGCCAGCGCGGCAAGATCCATCATGGCGAAGTGGCGCAGATGCCCTTCGTCCCCCACCGCTATGTCCGTCAGGGAGGCATGAAATGA
- a CDS encoding YciI family protein: MTKYLISFPSAAMQVSDDELPAVGDAARAVIREAKAAGVYVFGGGIAEDVPPMLVSGDGGVVVGTYPGSRLDGGFTVLEVPTRAEAEQWARRIAVACRCAQELREFMYDPES; the protein is encoded by the coding sequence ATGACCAAATATCTGATCTCCTTCCCCAGCGCGGCGATGCAGGTCAGCGATGACGAGCTTCCCGCGGTGGGCGACGCGGCCCGCGCCGTGATCCGCGAAGCGAAGGCGGCGGGTGTCTATGTGTTCGGCGGCGGCATCGCCGAGGATGTTCCGCCGATGCTGGTATCGGGCGACGGCGGAGTCGTTGTCGGGACCTATCCGGGCAGCCGCCTCGACGGCGGGTTCACCGTTCTCGAAGTGCCGACGCGCGCCGAAGCTGAGCAATGGGCGCGCCGGATCGCCGTCGCGTGCCGCTGTGCGCAGGAGTTGCGCGAATTCATGTACGATCCGGAGAGTTAG
- a CDS encoding sulfite exporter TauE/SafE family protein has protein sequence MLSAIGGLRHKGRVMFFESRIFRGWYGGMILLWVILFALLNSIPFLIDHWHYPAIMVLGAFVAGLTPEGGGAVAFPVLSVFFDIKREMARDFSLMIQSIGMTSASIWILSRKGRKLATYAPLLWFVPVSFLGFVAGMLLLQTIPVFIIQALFLSLILTFALAYVSSKHRGALPVLTAKGPVDHAMLAGVLILGGMCASLFGTGADIVLYTMLVTRFRMDEKVATHMSIMVMAAISILGYAYRFFWDGDITDYQIRTWLCAYPVVLFMAPFGSYILHKMHVEWMLRGIVALNIFQLGYFNLKNPSWEKLAWSSGFSVVLFAIFWFSLAHIARQTERRRLAAEAN, from the coding sequence GTGCTGAGTGCAATCGGGGGATTGCGGCACAAGGGGCGGGTGATGTTCTTCGAAAGCCGGATTTTCCGCGGCTGGTATGGCGGCATGATTCTGCTGTGGGTGATCCTGTTCGCCCTGCTCAACTCGATCCCGTTCCTGATCGACCATTGGCATTATCCGGCGATCATGGTGCTGGGGGCGTTCGTCGCCGGCCTGACGCCCGAGGGCGGCGGCGCGGTGGCGTTTCCGGTGCTCAGCGTCTTTTTCGACATCAAGCGCGAGATGGCGCGCGACTTCAGCCTGATGATCCAGTCGATCGGGATGACCAGTGCGAGCATCTGGATCCTGTCGCGCAAGGGCCGGAAGCTGGCGACCTATGCACCGCTATTGTGGTTCGTGCCGGTCAGTTTTCTCGGCTTCGTGGCGGGCATGTTGCTGCTGCAGACGATCCCGGTGTTCATCATCCAGGCGCTGTTTCTCAGCCTGATCCTGACCTTTGCACTGGCCTATGTGTCGAGCAAGCATCGCGGCGCGCTGCCGGTTCTGACCGCAAAGGGGCCGGTCGATCATGCGATGCTGGCGGGGGTTCTGATCCTGGGCGGCATGTGCGCCAGCCTGTTCGGGACCGGGGCCGATATCGTGCTCTACACGATGCTGGTGACGCGGTTCCGCATGGACGAGAAGGTTGCCACGCACATGAGCATCATGGTGATGGCGGCGATCAGCATCCTTGGCTACGCCTATCGCTTCTTCTGGGACGGCGACATCACCGATTATCAGATCCGCACCTGGCTGTGCGCCTATCCGGTGGTGTTGTTCATGGCGCCGTTCGGCAGCTACATCCTGCACAAGATGCACGTCGAATGGATGCTGCGCGGGATTGTTGCGCTCAATATTTTCCAACTTGGTTATTTCAACCTCAAAAATCCGAGCTGGGAGAAACTCGCCTGGTCGAGCGGATTCAGCGTCGTGCTGTTCGCGATCTTCTGGTTCTCGCTCGCGCATATCGCGCGGCAGACCGAGCGCAGACGGCTGGCGGCGGAGGCAAACTGA
- a CDS encoding YegP family protein, with translation MAHKFVIEQNKAGEYVAKFKYNSEVMFWTEGYSSKASAQNAIDSIKKNGPGAPVEEG, from the coding sequence ATGGCCCACAAGTTCGTGATCGAGCAGAACAAGGCCGGCGAATATGTCGCGAAGTTCAAGTACAACAGCGAAGTGATGTTCTGGACCGAGGGCTATTCGAGCAAGGCGTCGGCGCAGAACGCAATCGATTCGATCAAGAAGAACGGGCCGGGCGCGCCGGTCGAAGAGGGCTGA